In Sulfurisphaera javensis, a single genomic region encodes these proteins:
- a CDS encoding alanine--glyoxylate aminotransferase family protein, which produces MLLIPGPVEVPKSVREASTLVINHRSEGFREIVTGLEKLMNKHFSSTRVALLTGSGTLAVESMIYSLTKPGEKVISFPYGEFGRRLVDSLKRRGTNVKVYEKPVGNTFSLEEIKQAIDENKDATTVAIVHNETSGGVAFRNLEDVVNVVKRKGLKILVDSVSGFAAYKILVNEWKIDAIATGSQKALASVPGMAFVALSKDGISELVTENLPSYLDISLHLKFQDKGETPFTPAVGVFNASLRAAELLEIEGIENRWRRHEACVRFVREVLSSYGFSLFGNESNFSNTVVAGVPPIPDFRKKLKEFNIEISGGMGELKEKIIRIGLLGVVDDRAVNKLLQATAKILGKEYDYRPPEECKLPEPLREEVEWS; this is translated from the coding sequence ATGTTATTAATTCCTGGCCCCGTTGAAGTACCTAAAAGTGTAAGAGAAGCTTCTACATTAGTAATTAATCATAGAAGTGAAGGGTTTAGAGAAATAGTAACTGGACTAGAAAAATTAATGAATAAACATTTTAGCTCTACAAGAGTAGCTTTACTTACTGGATCTGGAACATTAGCAGTAGAATCAATGATATATTCTCTAACTAAGCCAGGAGAAAAGGTTATAAGTTTTCCATATGGTGAATTTGGAAGGAGACTTGTAGATTCATTGAAAAGGAGAGGAACAAATGTAAAAGTTTATGAGAAACCAGTTGGTAACACATTTTCTTTAGAAGAGATAAAGCAAGCTATTGATGAAAATAAAGATGCTACAACTGTCGCTATTGTTCATAATGAGACAAGCGGTGGTGTAGCTTTTAGAAACTTAGAAGATGTTGTAAATGTTGTAAAGAGAAAGGGCCTAAAGATACTAGTAGATTCTGTTTCTGGTTTTGCTGCGTATAAAATCTTAGTAAATGAATGGAAGATTGATGCAATTGCTACTGGTAGTCAAAAAGCCTTAGCCTCCGTTCCTGGGATGGCATTTGTTGCATTATCAAAAGATGGGATAAGTGAATTAGTAACAGAAAACCTTCCATCATATCTCGATATTTCTCTTCATCTAAAGTTCCAGGATAAAGGTGAAACTCCATTTACTCCAGCAGTAGGAGTGTTTAATGCGTCTTTAAGAGCTGCAGAACTTCTTGAGATAGAAGGAATTGAGAACAGATGGAGAAGGCATGAAGCTTGTGTAAGATTTGTTAGAGAAGTATTATCTTCATATGGATTTTCACTTTTTGGTAACGAATCAAACTTCTCTAATACAGTAGTAGCAGGAGTTCCTCCAATTCCAGATTTTAGGAAAAAGTTGAAAGAATTTAACATAGAAATTTCTGGCGGTATGGGAGAATTAAAAGAAAAAATAATAAGAATAGGTTTGCTAGGAGTGGTTGATGATAGGGCAGTTAATAAATTGCTTCAAGCTACTGCAAAAATATTAGGAAAAGAATATGATTATAGGCCACCGGAAGAGTGCAAACTTCCTGAACCTTTGAGAGAAGAAGTAGAGTGGAGTTAA
- a CDS encoding DNA-directed RNA polymerase subunit K — MSINKIFEESWKNRLTKYEIARIVSARALQLAMGASPLIDTNNLPFNDVISIAEEELKRGVLPITVRRVYPNGKVELVSVKKVEFK, encoded by the coding sequence GTGAGTATAAATAAGATTTTTGAAGAAAGTTGGAAGAATAGGCTTACTAAATATGAGATTGCTAGAATAGTTAGTGCTAGAGCTTTACAACTTGCAATGGGAGCATCTCCATTAATTGATACTAACAACTTACCTTTTAATGATGTAATAAGTATAGCTGAAGAGGAACTTAAAAGAGGAGTTTTGCCTATTACTGTTAGGAGAGTATATCCTAATGGAAAAGTTGAATTAGTAAGTGTAAAGAAAGTAGAGTTCAAATAA
- the trpC gene encoding indole-3-glycerol phosphate synthase TrpC, with protein sequence MPRFLDGWLSDVVKNSLNRARVNKPRERPIYLLSKFIKSSVNKNAIIAEYKKKSPSGLNENRNLVEYVKFMEESGAIGISVLTEEKYFGGSYNDLETVTKIVKLPVLMKDFIVTEKQIDTAFNLGADVILLIVKILTERELVNLYEYAKSLGLEAIVEITDENDLKIALRHNFNIIGVNARNLISLEVDIQKVKKLLELIPKNIIKIAESGIKSREEIIELKKAGADAFLIGTTLMKDPNKIKELI encoded by the coding sequence ATGCCACGATTTTTGGATGGTTGGCTTTCTGATGTCGTTAAAAATTCTCTGAATAGGGCTAGGGTAAATAAGCCTAGAGAAAGGCCTATATATTTACTTTCTAAGTTCATAAAATCGTCAGTTAATAAAAATGCAATTATAGCTGAGTATAAAAAAAAGTCACCCTCTGGGTTAAACGAAAATAGAAACTTAGTAGAATACGTAAAGTTTATGGAAGAAAGCGGGGCTATAGGAATTAGTGTCTTGACAGAAGAAAAGTATTTTGGTGGTAGTTATAACGATTTAGAAACCGTCACAAAAATAGTTAAGCTACCAGTATTAATGAAAGATTTTATAGTTACTGAAAAACAAATAGATACTGCATTTAATTTAGGTGCAGATGTAATTCTTTTAATAGTTAAAATTCTTACTGAGAGAGAGCTTGTTAATCTGTATGAATATGCTAAGAGCTTAGGATTGGAAGCTATAGTAGAAATTACTGATGAAAATGATCTTAAAATAGCTCTGAGGCATAACTTTAATATTATTGGGGTAAATGCAAGAAATCTTATTAGTCTAGAAGTAGATATACAAAAAGTAAAGAAATTACTTGAGTTAATACCCAAAAACATTATCAAAATAGCTGAAAGTGGAATAAAAAGTAGGGAAGAAATTATTGAATTAAAGAAAGCTGGAGCTGACGCTTTCCTTATTGGAACTACATTAATGAAGGACCCAAACAAAATTAAGGAACTAATATAA
- a CDS encoding valine--tRNA ligase, with product MLSQEEINKKLEEWPKHYDPKEIELKWQKIWLSKEYWEEVFRFKDEDDKSPVFIIDTPPPFTSGELHMGHAYWVTIADTIGRFKRLQGYNVLLPQGWDTQGLPTELKVQYRLKVPKENRELFLKKCIEWTDEMIRKMREAMIRLGYRPEWERYEYRTYEHNYRKIIQKSLLEMHRMGLIEMREGPVYWCPKCETALAQSEVGYLEKDGILAYIKFPLKDGGEIIIATTRPELLAATQAVAVHPEDERYKSLVGKIAIVPIFNKEVKIIADEAVEKDFGTGAVMISTYGDPQDIKWQLKYNLPTTELVDEKGKIKNTNGILDGLKIEEARKKMIELLKEKGFLVKVEQFKHNVLSHTERSDCLSPIEFLVKKQIFIRTLQFKDKLLEEYKKMKFIPSRMAYYLEDWIKSLEWDWNISRQRVYGTPLPFWYCDNNHLIPAKEEDLPIDPTKAKPPYDKCPYCGLPLKPVTDVADVWIDSSVTVIYLTGFYTDKKKFEKTFPASLRLQGTDIIRTWLFYTFFRTLILTGNIPFKEVLVNGQVLGPDGTRMSKSKGNVVNPLDRIDEFGADSIRLTLLDARIGDDFPFKWETVRGKKLLLQKLWNAGRLSYPFIGKKKFEKPTQLHPIDKWILQEHKRFIKKAIEAYNEYNFYEVVESLYSYFWETIADEYLELIKHRLFAEDTSALYTLSRIFKDLLIVLHPIAPHITEEMYSRLFGDKISILLEGLPNVNDIEEDINIDTLGKYIKATTSAIRTLKIQNRIPIPVTINVKLIGPKNYIETIKNVEDDIKKTLKIDKVMYEEGQEIKAELLK from the coding sequence TTGTTATCCCAAGAGGAAATCAATAAGAAATTAGAGGAATGGCCTAAGCATTATGACCCAAAAGAAATAGAATTAAAATGGCAAAAAATTTGGCTTTCAAAAGAATATTGGGAGGAAGTATTTAGATTTAAGGATGAAGATGATAAATCTCCCGTATTCATTATAGATACACCACCACCTTTTACTAGCGGAGAACTACATATGGGTCATGCTTATTGGGTTACTATTGCGGATACTATTGGTAGATTTAAAAGATTACAAGGATATAATGTACTTTTGCCTCAAGGATGGGATACTCAAGGGTTACCTACAGAACTAAAAGTTCAGTATAGACTCAAAGTACCCAAAGAGAACAGAGAACTGTTTTTGAAAAAATGCATTGAATGGACTGATGAAATGATAAGAAAAATGAGAGAAGCTATGATAAGATTAGGTTATAGACCAGAATGGGAGCGCTATGAATATAGAACTTATGAACACAATTACAGAAAAATAATACAGAAAAGTTTGCTTGAAATGCATAGAATGGGATTGATAGAAATGAGAGAAGGACCAGTTTACTGGTGCCCTAAATGTGAAACAGCATTGGCACAAAGTGAAGTTGGTTATTTAGAAAAAGACGGAATCTTAGCTTACATTAAATTCCCCTTAAAGGATGGTGGAGAAATTATTATTGCGACAACAAGGCCAGAACTTTTAGCAGCCACACAAGCTGTAGCTGTTCACCCAGAAGATGAAAGATATAAGAGCCTTGTAGGTAAAATAGCAATTGTTCCTATCTTTAATAAAGAAGTAAAGATAATAGCTGATGAGGCAGTAGAGAAAGATTTTGGAACTGGAGCAGTTATGATAAGTACTTACGGTGATCCTCAAGATATTAAGTGGCAATTAAAATATAATTTGCCTACTACTGAATTAGTAGATGAGAAGGGCAAAATAAAGAACACTAACGGTATTTTAGATGGTTTAAAAATAGAAGAAGCTAGAAAGAAAATGATTGAATTACTTAAAGAAAAAGGATTCTTAGTTAAAGTAGAACAATTCAAACACAATGTTTTATCACATACAGAAAGGAGTGATTGCCTTTCACCAATCGAGTTCTTAGTAAAGAAACAAATATTTATAAGAACCTTGCAATTCAAGGATAAATTATTAGAAGAATATAAGAAAATGAAGTTTATACCTTCAAGAATGGCTTATTATCTAGAAGATTGGATAAAAAGCTTAGAATGGGACTGGAATATTAGCAGACAGAGAGTTTATGGTACACCTCTACCATTCTGGTATTGTGATAATAATCATCTCATTCCTGCTAAAGAAGAGGATTTACCAATAGATCCAACTAAGGCTAAACCACCTTATGATAAATGTCCCTATTGTGGCTTACCATTAAAACCAGTTACCGATGTAGCTGATGTCTGGATAGACTCGAGCGTAACTGTAATCTATCTAACTGGATTTTACACTGATAAGAAGAAATTTGAAAAGACTTTCCCTGCCTCATTGAGATTACAAGGAACAGATATAATAAGAACATGGTTATTTTACACCTTCTTTAGAACGTTAATTCTTACTGGCAATATTCCATTCAAGGAAGTTCTAGTTAACGGTCAAGTTCTGGGTCCAGATGGTACTAGAATGAGTAAAAGTAAGGGAAATGTAGTGAATCCATTAGATAGAATTGATGAATTTGGAGCAGATTCAATAAGACTTACTTTGTTAGACGCTAGGATAGGAGACGACTTTCCATTTAAGTGGGAAACAGTAAGAGGTAAAAAGTTACTTCTACAAAAATTATGGAATGCTGGTAGACTGTCTTATCCGTTCATAGGAAAGAAGAAGTTCGAAAAACCCACCCAACTCCATCCTATTGATAAATGGATATTGCAAGAGCATAAGAGATTTATTAAAAAAGCTATTGAAGCTTATAATGAATATAATTTCTATGAGGTAGTTGAATCATTATATTCATATTTCTGGGAAACTATAGCAGACGAATATCTTGAACTAATTAAACATAGGCTCTTCGCAGAAGATACCTCAGCTTTATACACATTAAGCAGAATATTCAAGGATTTACTTATAGTACTACACCCGATAGCTCCCCACATTACAGAAGAAATGTACAGCAGACTATTTGGAGATAAAATCTCAATTCTCTTAGAAGGTTTACCTAATGTGAATGATATTGAAGAAGATATTAACATAGACACTTTAGGAAAGTATATTAAGGCTACTACATCTGCCATAAGAACTTTAAAGATCCAAAATAGAATACCTATACCAGTGACAATTAATGTTAAACTTATCGGACCAAAAAATTACATAGAGACTATAAAAAACGTTGAAGATGACATAAAGAAAACGTTGAAGATTGACAAGGTGATGTATGAGGAAGGACAAGAAATAAAAGCAGAATTATTAAAATAG
- a CDS encoding N-glycosylase/DNA lyase, giving the protein MLRDLVKNPKLRARVLERAEEFRLNNRAGEEVWFRELILCILTANSSFISAYKALNYLLDDILFLEEKQIAKRLKESGYRFYNLKAKYIAEIKKYYGYIKLKIKPIADYSQEEARDFLYNNINGLGLKESSHFLRNVGYFDLAIIDRHILKFLNEIGTTSLKIKKPKDYYLAESLLKSISSNLNIQVGLLDLYIFFKQTNTIVK; this is encoded by the coding sequence GTGCTAAGAGATCTAGTAAAAAATCCAAAGCTAAGAGCAAGAGTGCTAGAAAGAGCAGAAGAGTTTAGATTAAATAACAGAGCTGGAGAGGAAGTTTGGTTTAGAGAATTAATTTTATGTATTTTGACAGCAAATAGTTCTTTTATATCAGCATACAAAGCTCTTAATTATTTATTAGACGACATCTTATTTTTAGAAGAGAAACAGATTGCTAAAAGATTAAAAGAAAGCGGATATAGATTCTATAATTTGAAAGCAAAATACATAGCAGAGATAAAAAAGTATTATGGATATATTAAATTAAAAATAAAACCAATAGCAGATTATTCACAAGAAGAGGCTAGAGATTTTCTTTATAATAATATAAACGGTTTAGGTTTGAAAGAATCTAGTCATTTTTTGAGAAATGTAGGTTATTTTGATCTCGCTATAATAGATAGACATATATTAAAGTTCTTAAACGAAATTGGAACTACTAGTTTAAAAATTAAAAAACCAAAGGATTATTATTTAGCAGAGAGTCTACTTAAGTCAATTAGTTCTAATTTAAATATTCAAGTGGGATTGCTCGATTTGTATATATTTTTTAAACAAACTAATACAATCGTAAAGTAG
- a CDS encoding D-2-hydroxyacid dehydrogenase, with protein sequence MAVYTIKVLITDPIDEILIKSLKDKGVQVDYQPEISREELLKVIEDYDIIVVRSRTKVDREVIERGKKLKIIARAGIGLDNIDTEEAEKRKIRVVYAPGASTDSAVELTIGLMIAAARKMYTSMNLAKSGIFKKLEGLELAEKTIGIIGFGRIGTKVGIIANAMGMKVLAYDIVDIREKAEKINAKAVSLEELVKNSDVISLHVTVGKNAKPILDYPQFEMMKDNVIIVNTSRAVAVNGLALLDYIKKGKVYAYATDVFWNEPPKEEWELELLKHERVIVTTHIGAQTKEAQKRVAEMTTQNLLNAMKELGMI encoded by the coding sequence ATGGCCGTATATACTATAAAAGTCTTAATTACGGACCCCATAGATGAGATCTTGATAAAAAGCTTGAAAGATAAAGGAGTACAAGTTGACTATCAACCAGAAATAAGTAGAGAAGAACTATTGAAAGTTATAGAAGATTATGATATTATCGTAGTTAGAAGTAGAACAAAAGTTGATAGAGAAGTTATTGAAAGAGGTAAAAAGCTAAAGATAATAGCAAGAGCTGGTATTGGTTTAGACAATATAGATACAGAAGAGGCTGAAAAAAGAAAGATAAGAGTTGTTTACGCTCCTGGGGCTTCTACGGATTCGGCTGTAGAATTAACTATAGGACTAATGATAGCTGCTGCAAGAAAGATGTACACTTCTATGAATCTAGCAAAATCAGGGATATTCAAAAAACTTGAAGGGTTAGAATTAGCTGAGAAAACTATTGGAATAATAGGTTTTGGTAGAATAGGAACTAAAGTAGGAATAATAGCAAATGCAATGGGAATGAAAGTTCTTGCATATGATATAGTAGATATAAGGGAGAAAGCTGAGAAAATAAATGCAAAAGCGGTTAGCTTAGAAGAGTTAGTTAAGAATTCTGATGTTATTAGCCTTCATGTTACTGTAGGCAAAAACGCTAAACCAATACTTGATTATCCACAATTTGAAATGATGAAGGATAATGTAATTATTGTTAACACTAGTAGAGCAGTTGCTGTTAATGGTCTTGCCCTATTAGATTATATTAAAAAAGGAAAAGTGTATGCTTACGCTACTGATGTATTTTGGAACGAACCACCTAAAGAAGAATGGGAATTAGAACTGTTAAAACATGAGAGAGTTATAGTTACAACACATATAGGGGCTCAAACAAAAGAGGCTCAAAAAAGAGTTGCTGAAATGACTACTCAAAACTTACTTAACGCAATGAAAGAGTTAGGGATGATCTAA
- a CDS encoding anthranilate synthase component I — protein sequence MDVYPIISFAQPYEVFKCIIEEEQIAALLESGSGPQHKSRYSIVAWGKKGYLNIQNNSVNGDINDSFYDPVDVLKKFLSRAPQLDLPGRFKGGMIGYVSYDAVRYWENIKDLKAEAENWPYMEFFIPENIIIYDHVEGKVYVEGDLPKIFSCKDIGNVKFEFESESLGKTQFEKAVSDILDYIRNGYAFQVVISRFLRYNYKGDLMRFYYNLRKINPSPYMYYLKFYDRQVIGSSPETLFSLQDGIVETYPIAGSRPRGKTPEEDLGLEKELLASEKERAEHIMLVDLARNDIGKVCYMGSVKVPEFMYIEKYSHVQHIVTKVVGTLRRNYDSFDVLKAVFPAGTVSGAPKPMAMNIIELLEPYKRGPYAGGVGFFSANGDAEFAITIRSAFANKDLFRIQAGAGIVYDSIPEMEYYETEHKMRALKVAMGVE from the coding sequence ATGGACGTTTATCCAATAATTTCATTTGCTCAACCTTATGAAGTATTTAAGTGTATAATTGAAGAAGAACAAATTGCAGCACTTTTAGAAAGTGGTTCTGGTCCTCAACACAAATCAAGGTATAGCATAGTAGCCTGGGGAAAGAAAGGTTATCTGAATATTCAAAATAATAGTGTGAATGGAGATATAAATGATAGTTTTTATGATCCAGTTGATGTTTTAAAAAAGTTTTTATCGAGAGCACCTCAATTAGATTTGCCAGGTAGGTTTAAAGGTGGTATGATAGGTTATGTAAGTTATGATGCCGTAAGGTATTGGGAAAACATTAAAGATCTAAAGGCTGAAGCCGAGAACTGGCCTTATATGGAATTCTTCATACCAGAAAATATCATTATATATGACCATGTTGAGGGTAAGGTTTATGTAGAAGGAGACTTACCTAAAATTTTCTCATGTAAGGATATAGGAAACGTAAAGTTCGAGTTTGAATCAGAATCTTTAGGTAAAACGCAATTTGAAAAAGCTGTTTCAGACATCTTGGATTATATAAGAAATGGCTATGCTTTTCAGGTAGTTATTTCTAGGTTTTTACGATATAATTATAAAGGTGATTTAATGAGATTTTATTATAATTTAAGGAAAATAAATCCCTCACCTTATATGTACTACTTGAAGTTTTATGATAGGCAAGTTATAGGTTCAAGTCCAGAAACATTATTTAGTTTGCAAGATGGCATTGTAGAAACTTATCCAATTGCTGGTTCAAGACCTAGAGGTAAAACACCAGAAGAGGATTTAGGGCTAGAAAAAGAACTGTTAGCTTCAGAGAAGGAAAGGGCAGAACATATAATGTTAGTTGATTTAGCAAGAAATGATATTGGTAAAGTCTGTTATATGGGGTCTGTTAAAGTCCCAGAATTTATGTATATTGAAAAATATAGCCATGTCCAACATATTGTAACAAAAGTCGTTGGTACTTTAAGAAGAAACTATGATTCTTTTGATGTTTTAAAGGCCGTATTTCCAGCTGGAACAGTGAGTGGTGCACCTAAACCTATGGCTATGAATATTATTGAGCTTTTAGAACCCTACAAAAGAGGACCATATGCTGGCGGAGTTGGATTTTTCTCAGCTAATGGGGATGCAGAATTTGCTATAACTATTAGGAGTGCTTTTGCTAATAAAGATCTGTTTAGAATTCAAGCTGGAGCTGGAATAGTTTATGATTCAATACCAGAGATGGAATATTATGAAACAGAACATAAAATGAGAGCATTAAAAGTGGCTATGGGTGTAGAATAG
- a CDS encoding NAD(P)/FAD-dependent oxidoreductase produces the protein MTKIAILGGGVSGALLSYLIKTRTNYDVKLFDIRENYVKPCGDIVPNVYNPPVPWEIKFNIKRFAFYLDRKLVHDIEYRNTKWLVIDKWKWINQMREKVGVSHISFFNKNEFDMVIDAKGPYDMDRNVVYTTRALVKTSKFDDIAIFEFDTRYTGFYWIFPSEEGILNIGAGFLEYKNSKELLLNYIKEKYSDALILDIRGAPISVSPVKDKKYRIGEARGLVFPLSGEGIRPSAISAETAFEAIYKEKQFDEFIDEKLKKMYNGINIQHKLLELYKYSSLPLRRSLLRLLFRNDILIDAYLEDKITIDGLLESVRSIKNGSLLRK, from the coding sequence ATGACAAAAATAGCAATTCTAGGGGGAGGAGTATCAGGGGCATTATTATCATATTTGATAAAGACTAGAACTAATTATGATGTAAAACTTTTCGACATTAGAGAAAACTACGTTAAACCTTGTGGTGATATTGTACCTAACGTTTATAATCCTCCCGTACCATGGGAAATAAAATTTAATATAAAGAGATTTGCGTTCTACTTAGATAGGAAACTTGTTCATGATATTGAATATAGAAATACAAAGTGGTTAGTAATAGATAAATGGAAATGGATAAACCAGATGCGAGAAAAAGTAGGTGTTTCTCACATTTCTTTTTTTAATAAAAACGAGTTTGATATGGTAATTGATGCTAAAGGTCCATATGATATGGACAGAAATGTAGTTTACACAACAAGGGCTTTAGTAAAAACTAGTAAATTTGATGATATTGCAATATTCGAGTTTGACACTAGATATACTGGATTTTATTGGATATTTCCGAGCGAAGAAGGGATATTAAATATAGGGGCAGGGTTTTTAGAATACAAAAACTCAAAAGAGCTACTACTGAACTACATTAAAGAGAAGTATTCTGACGCTCTAATATTGGATATTAGAGGAGCACCAATTTCTGTCTCTCCAGTTAAGGATAAAAAATATAGAATAGGAGAAGCTAGAGGATTAGTATTTCCTTTAAGTGGTGAAGGGATAAGACCTTCAGCTATTTCAGCAGAAACAGCTTTTGAGGCAATTTACAAGGAGAAGCAATTTGATGAATTTATTGATGAAAAATTAAAAAAAATGTATAATGGTATAAATATTCAGCATAAATTACTAGAGCTATATAAATATTCCTCTCTCCCTCTAAGAAGATCTCTCTTAAGATTACTTTTTAGAAACGATATACTTATAGATGCGTATCTTGAAGATAAAATAACAATTGATGGCTTATTAGAATCAGTTAGGTCGATAAAAAATGGAAGTTTACTTAGAAAATAG
- a CDS encoding pyridoxal phosphate-dependent aminotransferase, whose protein sequence is MSVDNFSISANSITGESTLVYQDFARQVQKTKGIKIINFGIGQPDLPTFGKIRESAKKALDEGFTSYTSAYGIDELRQKIAEHLSNKYGKVKKEEVIITPGAKTALYLAFLMYINPGDEVLIFDPSFYSYAEVVKMLGGVPVYVKMKFNENTGFSLNLSEVESKLTKKTKMIVLNNPHNPTGMVFDPIEIEKLMQIAKERRIILLSDEIYDYFIYEGKMKSVLEDPDWRDYVIYVNGFSKTFSMTGWRLGYVVAKENVIRKMAALAANIYTCATSFAQKGALAAFDSFDKVKEMISLFRKRRDTMYEELKKIKWIQVYKSAGAFYMFPYVGEILRKSNLSVKDFSLKLIEEKGVTTIPGEVFPLDVGKEFVRLSFAVNENDIREGIKRMKEFIDMLMTP, encoded by the coding sequence ATGTCAGTAGATAACTTTTCCATTTCAGCGAATAGTATAACTGGAGAATCCACATTAGTGTATCAAGATTTTGCAAGACAAGTACAGAAAACTAAAGGAATAAAAATAATAAATTTTGGAATTGGTCAACCCGATCTTCCTACCTTCGGTAAAATCAGAGAAAGCGCAAAGAAAGCTTTAGATGAGGGATTTACTAGCTATACTTCAGCCTATGGGATAGACGAGTTAAGACAAAAAATTGCTGAACATCTGAGTAACAAATACGGTAAAGTAAAAAAAGAAGAAGTAATCATAACTCCTGGAGCAAAAACGGCATTATATCTTGCGTTTTTAATGTATATAAATCCTGGGGATGAAGTTCTAATATTTGATCCTTCTTTTTATTCTTATGCAGAAGTCGTAAAGATGTTAGGAGGAGTACCAGTATATGTAAAAATGAAATTTAACGAGAATACGGGTTTCTCTCTTAATTTATCCGAAGTAGAATCAAAATTAACTAAAAAGACTAAAATGATAGTACTAAATAATCCACATAATCCTACTGGTATGGTATTTGATCCAATAGAAATAGAAAAATTAATGCAAATAGCGAAAGAAAGAAGAATAATTCTCTTATCAGATGAAATATATGATTATTTTATTTATGAGGGTAAAATGAAGAGTGTGCTTGAAGACCCAGATTGGAGAGATTATGTAATATATGTAAATGGATTTAGTAAAACCTTTTCAATGACTGGTTGGAGATTAGGCTATGTTGTTGCAAAAGAAAATGTCATTAGGAAAATGGCTGCATTAGCTGCTAACATATATACATGTGCTACTAGTTTTGCTCAGAAGGGAGCTCTAGCTGCTTTTGATTCTTTTGATAAAGTGAAAGAGATGATATCTTTATTTAGAAAAAGAAGAGATACGATGTATGAAGAGTTAAAGAAAATAAAGTGGATACAAGTTTATAAAAGTGCTGGAGCATTCTATATGTTTCCATATGTAGGGGAAATATTAAGGAAAAGTAACTTAAGTGTAAAAGATTTTTCATTAAAGCTTATTGAGGAAAAAGGAGTAACTACTATACCAGGTGAAGTGTTTCCATTAGATGTAGGTAAAGAGTTTGTTAGACTCAGTTTTGCTGTAAATGAAAATGATATAAGAGAAGGTATAAAAAGGATGAAAGAGTTTATTGATATGTTGATGACACCCTGA
- a CDS encoding aminodeoxychorismate/anthranilate synthase component II: MDLTLIIDNYDSFVYNIAQIVGELGSYPIVIRNDEISVKGIERINPDRIIISPGPGSPDKKEDIGIVIDVIKQLGKRIPILGICLGHQAIGYAFGAKIRKAKKVFHGKISKIELLNINVPIYDGLPKQIEATRYHSLVVDEVKEPLIIDAYSMEDHEIMGIHHSELRIYGVQFHPESVGTPLGKRIIYNFLNKV; this comes from the coding sequence GTGGACCTAACTTTAATTATAGATAATTATGACAGTTTTGTTTACAATATAGCACAAATTGTAGGCGAGTTAGGAAGTTATCCCATTGTTATAAGGAATGATGAAATTAGTGTGAAAGGAATAGAAAGAATTAATCCAGATAGAATAATAATTTCGCCAGGGCCAGGATCACCAGATAAGAAAGAAGATATAGGGATAGTAATAGATGTTATTAAGCAATTAGGAAAAAGGATTCCTATACTCGGCATTTGTTTAGGGCATCAAGCGATAGGTTATGCTTTTGGAGCTAAAATAAGAAAAGCTAAGAAAGTTTTTCACGGAAAAATAAGCAAAATAGAACTTCTTAATATTAACGTGCCAATATATGACGGTTTACCCAAGCAAATTGAAGCTACAAGATATCATAGTTTAGTTGTAGATGAGGTAAAGGAACCTTTAATTATAGATGCGTACTCTATGGAAGATCACGAAATAATGGGAATTCATCATTCTGAATTAAGGATATATGGTGTACAATTTCATCCAGAAAGTGTAGGCACTCCTTTAGGCAAGAGAATTATTTATAACTTCCTCAATAAAGTATAA